GGGCTCGGGTCTGTGCAGGTCTTGTACTTGTGCAACCAGCTTGTTCAATTCAAGCACAATCTCTTGAAATGACTCAGAATATTTCGAACTGTCAAAGCCTGGAAGTATTGCTTCATTTTTATCCAGAGCCTGGCCAATCTTTTTGATCTGAGTTAATAAATTCTTCTTTTCATTTTGAGAAAGCAGAATTTCTTGTGCAACCATAATGATTTACTCTCTTTTCACTTTAGAATATTTTAAACAGACTGAACTTGAAATCAAGGAAAATAATCAATACGAAATAAGATCGGCGCTCTTTGACTGAATTTTGCCATTTTGGAGCATGGGTTCAATATCCAAAAGGATATAGACATGTTCTCCACTTTTTCCCATTCCTTTGATCAAAGAATGTGTTTCACTCTCTCTCGCAAAATGGGGAGGAGGTTCAATCGCCTGAGCAGGAAGTTCAGTCACATCATTGACCCGATCCACCGCAATCCCCGTTAAAACACCTTCAATTTCAAGCACAATGATCACGGTCCGATCTGAATACTCCAAACTGGGAAGATTAAAACGTTTGCGGATATCCATGACAGGCACAATTTTCCCACGCAAATTGATCACCCCTTTGATATAAGCAGGAACATCTGGCATTTCAATGATTTTCTGCATCCTTACAATCTCGGTGACATAACTGACACAGATCGCATATTCTTCAAGATCAATCGAGAAGGTTAAATACGTATCATCGATATTAATATCATCATCTTCATACAGGTCAAATTCATCCATAAGAAACGCTCACTTTGGATATATTATTATTTAAAATATTTAAGAAAAAATATATATAATAGGCAAAATAATTAAAATATTTTAATTATTAAAGACGCAATCAATGGGCAGAAAAGCCCTGTTTACTTCTATTTAATCTAAAATCTGATGAATGAGTTCAAGCAATTTTTTCCCTGATTTTGACTCAAAATCAAGCGACACTGAGCCATCAGGCTTTTCAATAATCGCATCGGCCCCCAAAGCTTTTACCTGTTGCGCTTTTTCTAAAACGATTGAAGAAAGCACAATAATTTTGGCTTTGGTTTTGGAGCGGGCCCGCTCCAAAAATTCAATCCCATTCATAACCGGCATTTCAATATCCAGTAAAATCAGATCCGGTGAAAAACGCTGAAGCAGTTCTAAACCTTCTTGCCCGTTCTTGGCATCACACACCAATTTAAGTTGGGGATCTGAATTCATAAGATTGGTCACAATCAGTTTCATCAAAGCAGAATCATCGATCAACATGACCTGGTAAAGGGGCTTATTCACCGCTTTCAAGTTGTGAGTAAGAGGCGAAGACTCAAAGATCGCCTGAAGTATTTCTTGCGTGGGAAAATTTTCATTCAACATGGTTTGGGGCTTTTGAACAAATCGAAAATCACTGAAAGCAGCGTGTGGTTTTTCTTTAGAAAAAATAAGCGTTTGCGATTTACTCTTGGATAAATGATTGAAGAGAATCTTGATTTCATCAGCTTCAAAACAACTGGGATCGAGAATAACAAATTCAGGGTCTAAATTTTTCAGTTTATCAAGAGCAGAGATTAAATTATTGGCAAGCCCCAAAATGGTGAGGTTCTTTTCTCTGCCCAAATGTGTACTCAAACTCAAACAATGAAGCGAATTGCCAATAAAAAAAATTGATTTGCTTTGTATTTTTACGAGTAAGTCAGCCATATACACCTCATTTACAAAAATTAAATAAGAATACCAACAGGTCTGCTCTCAAAAGCTTTGGTGAAATATTGAATAGAACAGCATGACTGAATTATTTTGATCCTATCAAATTGAAGCAATGAAGTCATGTCCGGGGATCTACAGGCATGACATCCAGTCCCTTACAACACAACGTAAATTCACGAGTTTTTTGTAGTTGGATTACTTACAAATCTATAAATTAGAATATAAAGCAGAGTGAATAAATGAGAACAACACAGGAATTAGTTCATCAATATCCCCAGCTAAGATTGTTGAATGAGTAAAAAAACCAAGTAATAACCTGAACAAAAATGACTTTATTTTTACATTCAGACAGAGAGGAAGGGCCGGACTCACTTTGACACTCACATGTTATAATAAATTTGTCACAATGCAAGACTTAAGACTGATTTTTGTTATCAAAATTTTAATCAAACTGTAACAATAAAGATTTTTGCCAAGAATGAAAACATGCCCAATAACTCACTAAAGATCCTCTTGGTCGACGACCATCCGCTTACTTTGATGGGCATTCGTCTGATGCTAGAAGACAAAGAGCTTCCTTTTGCCGCACTGGAGATTTATGAAGCTTCAGGCGCACAAGAAGCTTTCACGCTTGCGCAAAAGAATCCTCCCAAATTGGCCATCATTGACATGAATCTTCAGGATGGGCATGGATTGGAACTTTCTCATCAGCTATTGGAGCTAATCCCTGATCTTAAAATTCTCTTTTATACAGGTTCGGCCAGTAACCTTCCCAAAGCGGATCTGATCAAAGCAGGAGCCCATGGTTTTTTAAGCAAAAATATGGAACCCGAGAAACTGATTCAAGCGGTGATCTGCGTTTCAATGGGAGGGTACTATTTTGACGATCAACGCCCCGATCAGGTCTTTGCTGAAAAGCAGCCTGAAAAAGCCCATCTGCTTTCTAAACGTGAAATGGAAGTTTTGCGCATGTTGGCAGAAGACTATAACAAAGACAATATTGCTTTTAACCTGGGCATCAGCGTTCGTACTGTAGAAACCTACCGCGCGCGTCTAATGAAAAAACTGGGAATACGCTCGGTTGTGGGCCTGGCTCGATACGCCCTTGAACAAGGGATAGTCGAACTTCCGCCCCAATGAAAGAAACCCTCAATCCAAACGAAGACAGCTGTCTCGAAGGACAGAATCACTTCGTTTGTGACGCGTTAGATTGGGGAATCGCTTTGTTTGATCTGAATGGGCAGCTGAAGTATTGTAATCAAGCCTGGCAACAAGCACTCGTTGCTTATCAAGAAAACTCTGAAAAAATCACCTTAGCAGAACTTTTCCCTCCGTTCACAGATTTTGCGTCACTCACAGCTCAAGGCAAAGAGTTTAAGACAGTCTTGCCCGCACATAACAATCTCAGCCCCACCCTCTCTATCAGCTTAAAAGAAATTCAAAACTTTGATTCAAAAGCCTTTCTTTGTACGCTTCAGAATATTCAATTGCAACAGGATTGGCAAGAAACCATTCCCAGCCATTTTCAAATCTTGCAAACACTGATTGAAAGTATTCAATACCCCATTGCCTATATTTCTGAATCTCATTTTCCCCAAATCTGGAACAGCGCCTACAGCAAATTTCATTTCCACTATTTTGGACAAGCTCCGTCACACGACTGGTCACCGATTCATCATTTGCCAACAGAGCAAAAAATGTATTGGGAAGCACTCATTGAGAGAGTCATCAACGGGCAAACCAAAATTGTGACCCTCCCGATAGAAATACATGGCCTCTCCTATTTCTACAAAATAACACTCAGCCCTTATCGCCTGGGAAAAAATATTCTGGGCTATGTTTATATGGCCCAAGATATTACCGCCAATCAAAAAGCTTTACTTGCCCTAAAAAAAAGCAGAAAAGAGCAAAAAAGAGCTGCAGAAATAGGGAAAATAGGCTTGTTCGATTGGAATTTTTCTTCAGAGACGATTTCGATCAACCGTGAACTTTCTGAAATGCTGGGTCTCAAAACCCGAAAGCTCAAAATAAACTGTCAGGATTTTCTGAACCGCATTCCCCTGCCGCAATCACTCTTCAAAGAGGATCATTTTGAGCTGACGCTACCAGCTCAAGTCAGCTCAAGCCAGAATACAGCCTGGTTTTGGGTTCGGGGTGAATGTCTTGAAAAAAACAGCCTCGGTCAGCCTCAACATTTTGCGGGCTCTGTTTTAGATGTCAGCGAACGTCAAAAAATGGAAACCCGCTTAAAGCAAGCCTTAAAAGAGGAGCAAGAATACAATCGCATCAAAACAGCTTTCATTGGCATGGTTTCACATGAGTTTCGCACCCCCCTGACACAAATCCTTTCTGCCACCCAAATTTTGGCTCGGGGCAAAATAAAATTGAGACCCGAATCATTTGATCTTCACTTACAGACCATTCAAAAAGCCGTCAAAAAGATCAATCGTCTAATGGATAAATCCCTCTTTCTCAGCAAACACACCGCCTTGCCTGCATCAGAGAATAAAAAACTCAGTTTGAAACCCCTGAGCTTACAGGCCTTGTGCGAAGATATTCAACAGGAAGTTCAGGAGGTAGGTCAGCAAACCCATACCCTTATTCTTGAAATTGAACCCAAAGAAAGTGTTCTTTGGCTCGATCAGGATTTGATCTGGTATGCCCTGAGCAATTTATTGTTGAATGCAGTGAAATATTCACCCCCCGGTTCAGAAATACGCCTGAAAACGGTTTGGAAACAGAATACCTTGTGGATTTATGTCTATGATCAAGGTCTGGGTGTTCCAATCGCTGAACAATCAAAATTGTTTGAACCCTTTTTTCGGGGGAG
Above is a window of bacterium (Candidatus Blackallbacteria) CG13_big_fil_rev_8_21_14_2_50_49_14 DNA encoding:
- a CDS encoding chemotaxis protein CheW, translated to MDEFDLYEDDDINIDDTYLTFSIDLEEYAICVSYVTEIVRMQKIIEMPDVPAYIKGVINLRGKIVPVMDIRKRFNLPSLEYSDRTVIIVLEIEGVLTGIAVDRVNDVTELPAQAIEPPPHFARESETHSLIKGMGKSGEHVYILLDIEPMLQNGKIQSKSADLISY